The following is a genomic window from Leptolyngbya sp. 'hensonii'.
CCAGCAACTCCCAACTCAACTGATTCAGCAGATTTCGGCGCTGGCAACCTGGTTGACCTACTGGAATCCTCTGACCAACCATCGTCAATCCGTACAGTACAAGCTTCCGACTGTCGCAGATGCTGATCAGGTAGCCTTTCTCAATTATCTCTCCTCAGAAGATTGGTGGTTCCCAGCGCTGCCTACCTTGAACCTCAGTAAATTGCTCCTTCCGAGTGAAGAGCATGTCTATATTTGCCCGATCCAGCAACAAGAAACAGGGGCAGAATACTGGTTGCTCTGGGTCGCTGAGCCTCTGACTCCCAGCCAACAACATTCGGTCGAACTGCATGCTCAGTTAATGGCCCACTCTCTCAACCTTTACCGCGAATGTTGTCGTCAACAATCCAAGGTTGAGTTGCTGGAACAGGTGATTCAGAAAGCAGACCATCAACTCCGCAATCCCTTGGCCCTGATGGGGCTTTATAGCACCACCTTAGAAATGAGTCTGCCGGAAGGGGACCTGCGATCGCAGGCTTCCCTGATTCGAGAAGCCACAGAAGAAATTAGCTTATGCCTGAAAGAGGTCTCTAGCTGCGGGCAACAGGCCCGTCTGCGTGCCGAGCACTACGATCTACGCACGATTCTGGCAGACGCTATTCACCATTTGCATCCCTGGCTGGCGGAAAAACATCTGCAGATTGCCCAATCCTCAGAGTCTGTCCTCCTCTATGGAGATTTCTGGCAACTGAAACAAGTTCTGATTAATTTGATTAGCAATGCCGTTCACTTCAGCCCGGTCCGGGGAACGATTACCTGTCAGTGGCAGGTGTTTCGTCATGAAGTTCTGATAGAAGTCCGAGACCAGGGACCGGGGCTTTCAGAGATAGACCTGAGCCAAATCTTTACACCCTTCTATTCCCGCCGTCCCGGTGGAACAGGGCTAGGGCTTTCCATTTCGCAGAAGATTATCCTGGATCACCAGGGCAGGATCTGGGCACAAAACCTTCCTGGCGGTGGTGCCGGGTTCTCCTTCGCCCTTCCCCGCAGGATAGAAGCAGGGATAGCCCAATCATCAGAACTGCCGCTTTGATGTTCTTTTCAATTCAGCCTGAGAAATCTGCAATTTACACCTTGCAAATGTCATCTGTTGCTTCCGCTCAACAACCTGTTTCTGTCTTGCTGGTGGACGATGAACCTCGTCTACGACAGGGGATTCGCACCCTCTTGGGCTTCTACTCCGCCAACAGCCCCTTCACTTTTGAGGTGGTGGGTGAGGCCGCTGATGCCAGTCAGGCCATCAAGCTAGTGGCAGAGCAGCACCCAGGGTTAATCGTTCTGGATTTAGAACTGTTGACAGAAGATGGTATTACAGTCCTTCATCATCTGCGGGAGATGGCCTATAGAGGGAAAGTCTTAGTTTTATCTGCCCATCGGGAAGATGAATGGGTTTTCCGGGCCATGCAGGCGGGAGCCAGTGGCTACGTCTTCAAAGACAATCTGGCCACCCAACTCTGTACAGCCCTGAATACGGTTCTGAATGATCAGGTTTATCTCTCCCCAGAAGTGGCAACCTGCTTCTTCCGGCTATTCCATTTTTATGCAGGCCGATCGCTGGCCATCTGCCAGAAATTCGACCTCACAGAACGGGAACAGCAGGTGCTCAATTGGCTGATTCAGGGAGCTTCCAATGAGGCGATCGCCGAACACCTTTATATTACGGTGGCCACTGTAAAAGCCCATCTGACCTCTATTTTTAACAAACTATCTGTGACAAGCCGAACTCAGGCCATTATCAAAGCTCTCAAACTGGGATTAGTCAATAGTTAATTATGAGTAATCACCTTGCGGTCGCTGCGGTGACGGCCACCCTGCAACGGATTCTGCAGAGCGCCATTCAAGACGATGTGTATGGGGCCAGAGTCACGACCATGCGGCCCAATATGTTGGAGAGTGGCCTGACCGAACCTGGTGTGAATATTTATCTCTACCTGGTGACCCCTAACCCGGCTTATCGCAGCAATGATCCGATCGGACGCAGACCCCGGGGCGAGTTGGTCAAGCGAACTCAGGCAGCCGTTGACTTACAATTCTTGCTGAGTTTCCACGGTAATGAAAATGAATTGGAACCCCAACGTCTGTTGGGCAGTGTGGTCGGGAAGCTCCAGGATGTCCTGACCATCACCCCAGACATGATTCGGGACACTCTCAACGACCCAGCCATGGCCTATCTGGCTGAATCCGACCTGGCCGACCAGATGGAACCGATTCGGATTGTGGCCACAGAGATTTCAGTCGAAAATTTATCCAAGATCTGGTCAGTCTTTTTCCAGACCCCCTACTCGCTGTCAGCCACCTATAAGGCCACAGTGGTGCTGCTTGAGGGTGAGGAGCCCGGTCAACTGGCCCTACCCGTGCGGGAGCGGCGTCCCCTGGTGATGCCCTTCCAGCAGCTCGCGATCGAACGAGTCATGGCCCAAGCTGGCCCCCTGCAACCTATTCTGGCCAATACCACCCTGCTGATCCTGGGCCGCAACTTACACAGCAATCTAACGTTGATTCGGATTGGCAATCTGGAACTGGAACCCGAACAGGTCAGCGATCATCGCATCGTTTTCTCGCTGGCCTCTGTACCCCAGGGCGCTTTACACCCCGGAGTACAGAGTCTGCAGGTGGTTCATCCTGGAGCCCGCCAACAGGTTCCCGGTCCCTACCGGGGGATTGAGTCCAACCTGGCTCCCTTTGTGCTGCGACCGACCATTACAGAGGTTACAGCTACCGACAGCCGAAGAGATGGGCCTGGCACCTATGCAGCCCTTGTGACCATAACCTTCAATTTACCGATCAGGGCTGACCAAATTGTGGTTCTGGTGCTGAATGAATGGTCTACGGACAATCCCAGTGCGAGTTTGTTCAAGGCGACCCGGCGCAATGCCGATGGCCTAACGGTGACGATTCCAGTCGATCGCTTAAAAGCAGGAGACTATCTGGTTCGGGTCCAGGTCGATGGGGCAGAAAGCCTGTTGGACTACGACACCAATCCCGGTAGTCCCACTTTTAATCGCTATATCAGTCCTAGGGTGGTGATTGGTGGATAATTTGTCATTGGTTGAATAATAGGACTGACATTCAGGGATCTATCTCTCCAACCCACCCCGGCCCTGCGGGCCACCCCTCCCCAGAGGGGATACACCCTCGTACAGGCGTTGCATGCAATGCCTGACCTACCCAAACCTACCCCGATCCTACGGGCCAAGGGGATTAGCCTAATGACTAATGACCCATGACTAATGACATCTGGCAAGAGATCAACTACGCCTACCTGATGGCTGGGATCAATCGGGTTCGGAACCGGCTGATCAGTCATGCGGATCCGGAGTTGTTGAACCGGGAGACGATCGCCTCCCAGGACAATGGCGAAGATCTGGATTGGGAATCTGGGGCACCACCCGCCATGGAACAGATCTGCTCCCTGATGGGGTTAAGCGCCTTTGAGCGCGACATCCTGCTACTCTGTGCCGGGGTAGAACTGGATGCTAGTTTTGCGCCCCTCTGTGCTGCAGCCCAAAGTGATGGTCAGCGTACCACTCCCACCTTCAGTCTGGCACTAGCAGTCTTGCCAGGAGCCCACTGGAGCGCTCTGGCTCCCGATGCCCCCTTGCGCCGCTGGCGGTTGATTGAACTGGGCAGTGGCACCTCCCTCACCCTCAGCCCCCTGCGGATTGATGAGCGGATCTTGCATTACCTGGTCGGGGTTTATCATGTGGACGATCGCCTCCTGGGAATGATCGATCGGGTAGAATCAACTGAAAATCTGGTCATGTCCCACTGGGAACTGGCACAGCAGATCGTCGCAGCCTGGTCAGTAGACGGGGTGGAAGATATTCAGTCCCTACCGATTTTGCAGTTGTGCGGCCATGAAGCCTCCAGTAAGCGGGCGATCGCGGCCATGGCTTGTCACTTCTTAGGGGTTTATCTCTACGCCATCTCAGCCTATGCCATCCCGACCAATCCCAGTGACCTGACCCAGTTCAAATCCCTCTGGGAACGGGAAGCCCTGTTGGGCAACAGCGTTCTGCTGATCGACTGTGATGATCTGGATGCCGCTGACACGGTACGGGAAGGGGCCATCACCTATCTGAGTGAGAGTCTGCACGGGTTGGTCATCATCACTAGTCCCGATCGGCGGCGGGTGCGGTTGCGATCGCTCCTGGCTTTTGATGTACTCCGGCCCACTTCCAGTGAACAGTACGGAGTCTGGCAGGCAGCCCTGGGCAACATGACCGCCTACCTGAATGGCTATGTTGAATCCCTCGTGTCTCAGTTCAGCCTCAGCCCCCCTGTGATTCAGGCTGCCTGTGCCCAGGTCAAAGTGCGGGCGAACCAGGACGATGGGGGAACCCTCAAACCAGGTGAGATTGAGCTCCTCCTCTGGGATGCCTGCCGTTCTCAAGCTCGTCCTCGGCTGGATGATCTGGCTCAACGAATCGAATCGATGGCCCTCTGGGATGATCTGGTGCTGCCGGAAATCCAGTTGCAGACCCTGCGGGAAATTTCAGCCCATGTGCGACAGCGAGCCAGGGTGTATGAACACTGGGGATTTGGGGGAAAATCCGGGCGGGGACTGGGCATCAGTGGCCTGTTTGCTGGAGCCAGCGGCACCGGCAAGACGATGGCGGCAGAAGTGCTGGCCAAGGAACTGCGGCTGGATCTATATCGGATTGATCTGAGTGCTGTGATCAGCAAATATATCGGGGAAACGGAGAAAAACCTGCGGCGGGTGTTTGATGCCGCCGAATTGGGTGGGGTGATCTTGCTGTTTGATGAAGCCGATGCGTTGTTCGGTAAACGCAGCGAAGTGAAGGATTCCCACGATCGCCACGCCAACGTCGAAGTCAGTTATTTGCTGCAACGAATGGAGGCTTATCGGGGTCTATCCATTTTGACCACAAACCTAAAAAGTGCTCTGGATCAGGCATTCCTGCGCCGGATTCGCTTTGTCGT
Proteins encoded in this region:
- a CDS encoding HAMP domain-containing sensor histidine kinase, with the translated sequence MNFYVSEAATERHPGSLKIPHPKMADVISIARKLDPIDRKSFCQLQLQQFIQQLPTQLIQQISALATWLTYWNPLTNHRQSVQYKLPTVADADQVAFLNYLSSEDWWFPALPTLNLSKLLLPSEEHVYICPIQQQETGAEYWLLWVAEPLTPSQQHSVELHAQLMAHSLNLYRECCRQQSKVELLEQVIQKADHQLRNPLALMGLYSTTLEMSLPEGDLRSQASLIREATEEISLCLKEVSSCGQQARLRAEHYDLRTILADAIHHLHPWLAEKHLQIAQSSESVLLYGDFWQLKQVLINLISNAVHFSPVRGTITCQWQVFRHEVLIEVRDQGPGLSEIDLSQIFTPFYSRRPGGTGLGLSISQKIILDHQGRIWAQNLPGGGAGFSFALPRRIEAGIAQSSELPL
- a CDS encoding response regulator transcription factor; amino-acid sequence: MSSVASAQQPVSVLLVDDEPRLRQGIRTLLGFYSANSPFTFEVVGEAADASQAIKLVAEQHPGLIVLDLELLTEDGITVLHHLREMAYRGKVLVLSAHREDEWVFRAMQAGASGYVFKDNLATQLCTALNTVLNDQVYLSPEVATCFFRLFHFYAGRSLAICQKFDLTEREQQVLNWLIQGASNEAIAEHLYITVATVKAHLTSIFNKLSVTSRTQAIIKALKLGLVNS
- a CDS encoding DUF4255 domain-containing protein; the protein is MSNHLAVAAVTATLQRILQSAIQDDVYGARVTTMRPNMLESGLTEPGVNIYLYLVTPNPAYRSNDPIGRRPRGELVKRTQAAVDLQFLLSFHGNENELEPQRLLGSVVGKLQDVLTITPDMIRDTLNDPAMAYLAESDLADQMEPIRIVATEISVENLSKIWSVFFQTPYSLSATYKATVVLLEGEEPGQLALPVRERRPLVMPFQQLAIERVMAQAGPLQPILANTTLLILGRNLHSNLTLIRIGNLELEPEQVSDHRIVFSLASVPQGALHPGVQSLQVVHPGARQQVPGPYRGIESNLAPFVLRPTITEVTATDSRRDGPGTYAALVTITFNLPIRADQIVVLVLNEWSTDNPSASLFKATRRNADGLTVTIPVDRLKAGDYLVRVQVDGAESLLDYDTNPGSPTFNRYISPRVVIGG
- a CDS encoding ATP-binding protein, whose protein sequence is MTNDIWQEINYAYLMAGINRVRNRLISHADPELLNRETIASQDNGEDLDWESGAPPAMEQICSLMGLSAFERDILLLCAGVELDASFAPLCAAAQSDGQRTTPTFSLALAVLPGAHWSALAPDAPLRRWRLIELGSGTSLTLSPLRIDERILHYLVGVYHVDDRLLGMIDRVESTENLVMSHWELAQQIVAAWSVDGVEDIQSLPILQLCGHEASSKRAIAAMACHFLGVYLYAISAYAIPTNPSDLTQFKSLWEREALLGNSVLLIDCDDLDAADTVREGAITYLSESLHGLVIITSPDRRRVRLRSLLAFDVLRPTSSEQYGVWQAALGNMTAYLNGYVESLVSQFSLSPPVIQAACAQVKVRANQDDGGTLKPGEIELLLWDACRSQARPRLDDLAQRIESMALWDDLVLPEIQLQTLREISAHVRQRARVYEHWGFGGKSGRGLGISGLFAGASGTGKTMAAEVLAKELRLDLYRIDLSAVISKYIGETEKNLRRVFDAAELGGVILLFDEADALFGKRSEVKDSHDRHANVEVSYLLQRMEAYRGLSILTTNLKSALDQAFLRRIRFVVQFPFPDVAQRTEIWRRVFPKGTPTHGIVPEKLGQLNVSGGNIRNIALNAAFLAADANESVTMKHLLASAKSEYVKLERPLTDSEIHGWV